From Camelina sativa cultivar DH55 chromosome 5, Cs, whole genome shotgun sequence:
TTTTGTTCTCAAGTGATAGATGAGATGTGCAATGCAGATTGATATTGATATATCCAAGGAGCGACCAGAACCAATTATCTATGGATCTTCAGAAGATTGGGTTGCCAACCTTGAAATTCTACTCAAATGGTCTCCGTTTTCAACAGAGGCTGAACTTTGGCAGCAGGTTGTTACTTTCAAGAGTTAGCTCATGAATATCTCATTGCATCTTGTTCCCTTTAATTCAGTATGAAGATTTTGAATCCTCTTGAATGCGCTCTGTTTAATTAATTCGTTTATTTCCATCTTCCGCCTACCAGTTTGAGGATATTGGAACACATGGAACAAAAGTGATTATATACAACTTGTGGCTTAATGATGAAGGTATCTATGAGCTGAGTTTTGACGACGATGATGAGGTAATTCAAACATTCTGTAAATGATATACTATGAGATATCTTGCCAGAGGTGTCTTAGGTCTGGTCTTATGCTTTGATATTGGTATAGGACATCCGGCTCCGAGATGAAGGTGTCCATGACGGAAAACGGTTGCATCATAAATTATTAGAACTGAGATCTCATATTTCATACCACTTACGTTTTTCTCTGAGGGTAATCTCTTtaatatcttcttccttttctaataattttttgttccaAAGATGTTTGATTCACTTTGTTAGTTCTTTATCCTTAGGCTTATGCTTCAATGTTATATCTCAAAAAGTtcaacaatttcaaaattatacttCGGGGAATCCCTGTGGAGCAGTTCAACATTGCTGATGAATTAAGAGTATCTGAGATTATAAAGCCCCATACCGCTACAGTTGaacaagtaatataaattagacttcctcttctttttttttctcttttctactCTCTAGTTTTGTTATGTGGAGCTTTGGCTAATTGTTTATAATTTCCTTTTGCGTTTTCATATGCCAAACATTAATCTAGTTTTCTAGGTTCAAgttatgagaagaaaaaaaacccactAAGCGTTCATGTTACAGGCTCCCACTGAGATCAAAGTTGGATTTATAAAGGAAGCGCCTAAGCTTGTAGTTTGCGGTTTCAACGTCTATCACAAAACCGTCCAAAACTTAATTCAATCATTTtctcaatatttatttttgattccGAATCGCAATATCTTTGGTTGACTATTATTCTACTGCTTCCTTTCCTTAAGAAgttgtttctgattttgttgtcttcttcatttTAACTGGTTTGGATCTCGACTTTTCTGATGTGGTTTAGCTAAATTTTGGATTCTCTGTTGTGCCTTGTCTTCTCCGTGGAACGATTATGATCTTCCCTAGCAGCTAGATTTTGGCAGGCTAacaaaaagttttcattttctaGGGATTGTACTAGGATAGGCTTAAGTCAACAGATTTTGGATTCTTCTTGTTAGGTCCCCACTAATGAATTTTGTAGGATCTTGGTTTTCAAAGATCTGCGGCCCTTGAAATTGTTAAGTTGGTTTCATTTTCTGCATATGAATAAGATCTACTATTGTTAGTTCTTGTTGCTCTCTAAACTGACCCATATTAATTGGAAGATTATCATAtgtgatatgtttttatttgtctttgaACAGATGGAGAAGTTTGAACGGGATATAAGGGAATTAAAATTTGCAGAACTTATGAACAAGCACTTCGCAGCAAGTTCCAGTTGTACTCAGTATGTACAGTTGAAGAAAAGGCCCTGATTCTGGCTAGGCAAAATAAGGGGCAAAATAAGCGGCAACATAAGGCTGTAGAGAACCTAAACCGTCCTCTCACGCATGCACTGCTCTTGTGGCGGGATCAACAGCTTCTCTGTTCTCTGGGATTCACCATATGCCGCAATGAGCAGTGCTTCAGCTCGACCACGATCCTTTTTCCTCTTAAGTTGCGAACTAAGTGATGGAAACAACTGTGCCGCAACTCGTCTACTATCGTTctgtaaacaaaaattgtaaattttgtcAGCGTTTGAgggatttgtttttaaagtgcTTGGACAATAGTTTTAACAAAAGTTTGACAGTAAAAGATCAAACCACCTTTGTGCTACTCCCACTGGCAAGTTGAAAATGCCTCTTCCATAAAGATGCAGAGACTGGAATGACACAAAAGCCTGAAGCAACAAGTGTTCCTATCCATAACCCATATCCAAATCCTCCACTATACCAACCCTAAGACATAAACACAAACATTTcagtttcaaccaaaaaaaaacacaccaaaactGAAGAAAAATGGAATGAGTATTGTAGTATTAACTTGTTTTCCATCTTTGGGAAACGGGTTCGattgttctatatatattctGCTTCCTACATTATTGAACacaaaagatgtaaaaaatcttctaaatttCACccaaagaacacaaaaaaaccaACGTACAAAAACAGATAGTCTTACCAGAAGGAACATCTAAATATTATcctctatagttaaaatgtaattttgtgtggTTATTGTTCATTACCtcttgaaaatataataaataaataaacaattacgaattacataggttattctagtaacatctcttacttttttctagtaacatctcttacttgttccatttccgatgaacaa
This genomic window contains:
- the LOC104787526 gene encoding protein MICRORCHIDIA 3-like isoform X1; translated protein: MQLHISPSMRSITISSSNEFIDLMKIKVAARHISYRTLFHTILILAFLLPFVFILTAVVTLEGVNKCSSIDGNGFKTSTMRLGADAIVFSRSTRGGKSTQSVGLLSYTFLRKTGQDDIIVPMIDIDISKERPEPIIYGSSEDWVANLEILLKWSPFSTEAELWQQFEDIGTHGTKVIIYNLWLNDEGIYELSFDDDDEDIRLRDEGVHDGKRLHHKLLELRSHISYHLRFSLRAYASMLYLKKFNNFKIILRGIPVEQFNIADELRVSEIIKPHTATVEQAPTEIKVGFIKEAPKLVVCGFNVYHKTVQNLIQSFSQYLFLIPNRNIFG
- the LOC104787526 gene encoding protein MICRORCHIDIA 2-like isoform X2, with product MQLHISPSMRSITISSSNEFIDLMKIKVAARHISYRTLFHTILILAFLLPFVFILTAVVTLEGVNKCSSIDGNGFKTSTMRLGADAIVFSRSTRGGKSTQSVGLLSYTFLRKTGQDDIIVPMIDIDISKERPEPIIYGSSEDWVANLEILLKWSPFSTEAELWQQFEDIGTHGTKVIIYNLWLNDEGIYELSFDDDDEDIRLRDEGVHDGKRLHHKLLELRSHISYHLRFSLRAYASMLYLKKFNNFKIILRGIPVEQFNIADELRVSEIIKPHTATVEQMEKFERDIRELKFAELMNKHFAASSSCTQYVQLKKRP